From Palaemon carinicauda isolate YSFRI2023 chromosome 33, ASM3689809v2, whole genome shotgun sequence:
tgttaagttggataaatattgggaattgtatttggtaatattgtaacttttggacaattcgaaattactgagaacatgttgctttagttagaagcggcatttgtagtactgtcggattgttccaaggataggagactgtcgcaaaattttcccgtccttgggattttcttagttgtacttttcaccgcctcagttttcattgttgtgattattgtagtgtaattgccattcgtgattgacatatccttcgtgtcataggatgcagtgttactttttgtgtaaattataattagctggttctgcattttttatgaaattttattagtaaactttgcattaatgttcgtattgtcattgtattcggggacataatgaggatacgGGCACGAGAAATTATAATGGTCTGATActgaaaatccttcaagcaagttctttgttggtgcggggaagcagtgcaggacggtgttatgactgacaagtgtcggtggcagtgtatagacggatggcgtattcaattaattaccatggctaagaatgggcggtcacattgtaagttgagcgggtatgcatttgtcgtgtactgttcattttgcattattattcattgcactattactatgtattattgttaatgtattatatatcaaatgtgatgttattaaatgtatggttgttaaatgtggtggaaaattgtttgggatacctatttatattgtcatgctttacaggctgaatcagatcaataaaagatacagcaaggcagcccgagttgttatatatcctgcattaCAATTCAGCAATATCGCAGAGCAGCCATGGAGGAACTGAAGAGGGAACGCACCACAGCCAAGAGGAGGTTCAATCGGAAGGTTGGATTATTCAAGGATGCACAGAGAAGAGGAGACTCGATAGAAACATTGGAAGTGTTGTACACTGAGGTTAGTGAGTGTTTCGAAAAGGTTGATGTTATCAATGAACAAATGATAGAACAATTAAAGGTTGGCGAATCTTGTCAGGAATATGAGGAATATATACAGGAATTGGaaactataaaatattcattacttggcgtgataaagggaaagacaaaagtgaaaaataatactGTGCTTGCCTTGAAAAAACTTGAGCCTCCCAAATTTAGTGGTTCAGTGAGAGCATTTCCTGCCTTTGTAAGAGATTATGAAAGACTAGTTGTGTCACAACATGGGAAAGACCCGTACGTACTTAGAATATCATTAGAAGGGGAACCGAGGAGGCTTGTGGAGGATATAGATGATTATAAACGAATGTGGGATAGACTAAATGAAGCATACGGTAATGAAGGAAAACTGATCGATGCGATATTAGGAGATATAAGGGCATATAAACCGCTTAATGATAGTGATGACAGAAAGTTAATTAATCTaatcaatacagtagaaaaggtgtGGTTAGATGTAAGTAATTTAAACTTGACTACAGAACTGGAGAATACTACTGTACTTACCCAAGTAGAAAGATTGCTGCCGTCGGTGTTAAAAAGAGAATGGGCCATTAAAGTGCAGGAATTAAATTCGGACAAATTTAagaatttggttacatttctgacaGATCATCGCAAAGCTCTGGAGTATTTACAAGATAATTCAAGAAGTGGTGCGACTAAGGTAACAGTACATACTGTGGAAAGGGAATTAGATAAGGAAAAGGAATTAGCAGAAGCTATAAAATTGTTGACTATAGGACaagagaaacttcaaaatcaattGTCTGAATGTTTAACCAGTTTATATCACATTAGCGAAGGAAAAAATTTAGGTGGAATTAATAGAACAAGGTATAACAGTGATCAGATAAGAAAAAATTGTCCTGTCCATGATAGTGAATCTCATGAATTGAAGGATTGTATGACATTTAAGCAATGGTCAGCTGAAAATCAGATGGACTTTTTAAGAAAAAAGGGAGTTTGCTACGCCTGTCTCCGAACGGGACATTTCTCCAGAAATTGTGAGAAAAGATTTCCATGTAGGGTAAAAGTAAATGGTGAGGTGTGTGGTaaacatcatcattcaagtttacaCACACTATTTAACAATCCAAATAATTCAACAATTGATGCCACAAGTAACTATTTAAGTAAAAAAGGTGCAATTCTGATGACTGGGTTTGTTAACAGTGAAGGGAAGTCTATCCCCACGTTGTATGATGCAGGAAGTAACATTAGTTTAATTACATTTAGAATGGCAAGGAAACTAGGACTCAAaggtattcctatacaattatCTATGACTAAAGTTGGTGATCACACAGAGGAGTTGGATAGTTGTGTTTATGAAGTATCATTAAAGGATCAAGCAGGAATAGAAAAACTTATAGAAGTTTGTGGCGTGTCTGAAATAACTGCTGTTCATCATCATATGGATTTGGGAGAAATAGCAAGGAAACTGGGAGTACAGGAGAAACACCTTCAAAGGCCAGAGGGACGTATAGAGCTGCTAATAGGATCAGATTACTGTACTTTATTGCCACAAGTCATAAAAACAGTagataatattcaattattgtCCAATGATTTTGGACTCTGCATTAGGGGTAGATTTGATGAGAAGGAAGGTGAAAAGAAGTACTGTGTTCAAATTAATCATATAAGCTACGATGACACTGCTGATTGGCATTTCAGGGCTAAACCAAATGTGGGTAAATTAGTGGAGAATTATTTCTTGGATGAAAGTTTGGGAACGGAGTGTATCCCAAAATGTGGAGGTTGCAAATGCGGAGAATGTTCAGTAAAGGGAAATTTAACTATTAGGGAAGAGAGAGAACTCAAACTCATTGAAGATGGATTAACTTATGATGAAGAAAACATGTGCTGGATATCTAAGTATCCTTGGATTTCTGACCCTTCTAAACTGCCAAATAATTTTCCAATGGCTTATGCTAGATTGAAGGCTACCGAAAAGAGACTGAAAAGGCTGGGAGCAACACAATGCACAAAATATCAAGAACAAATTCAAGACATGTTGGATCGAGGGGTAGCGGAAAAATTATTGAAGTCAGAGCTGGATTATAAGGGTCCAATCTTCTACTTACCCCACCATGCAGTTTATAAAACAGATTCCTCATCAACCCCAGTGAGAATAGTATTTGATGCTGCAGCATCATATCAAGGAATATCTCTGAATGACCTACTTGCAAAGGGACCTGATGTAATTAATAACCTATTGGGAATACTATTACGATTCAGGGAAGGAAAGATAGGCGTGGTTGGTGATATTAAAAAGATGTACAATACTGTAAAACTTTCAGAAGAGGATATGCATACTCACAGGTTTTTATGGAGAAACTTTGAGTTAGAAAGAGATCCTAGTCATTATAAATTGAAGACTGTTACATTTGGGGATAAACCCTCAGGATCTATTGCAATGATGGCACTTCGTAAAACTGCAGAAATTAATAATTGCTTTCCGCTAGCATCCAAGATGATAGTAGAGGACTCTTATGTTGATGACATCATCAGTAGTGTTAACTCGAAGGATTGTGCAATGAAAAGGAttaaagaagtagaagaagtatTAAGATTGGGAGGATTTCAGATTAAATACTGGGTTTTATCGGGAGAGGATAAGGATAATAATGCTAGGGTTTTAAATACTGAACAGGAAAAGGTTTTGGGTTTAAGTTGGAAACCTAAACTGGATACTTTCTCATATAGGGTCAAACTCAATTTCAAAAGAAAAACCTGTGAAGGTAGAATAGAGTCGGATGTGAACTGTGATAATTTTGAGAGTTGTATGCCACCTCTGTTGACTAAGAGAAGTGTACTATCACAATTTGCAAAGCTGTATGATCCTTTGGGACTCTTAACACCATTCACACTGAAGACAAAGTTATTGATGCGTTCTATCATTGTAGAAATTAATGAGggacattcaaggggatgggatgaTCCTATTAGTGATACCTTATACTCTGAagctaaaaatttgtttagggaaatgtttgaaattgaaaatatctgttttagtAGGTGTGTAAGGCCTGCAGACGTAATTAAAGACCCAGAGTTGATCATTTTTTGTGATAGTAGTATAAAAGCGTATGGAGCTGTAGCATATGTTAgatgggaaaagcaagatggtaattATTATGTAAACCTTCTTTGTTCAAAGAATAGAATAGCGCCTATGAAACAAATCAGTATACCACGATTAGAACTGTGTGCTGCTGTTTTAGCATCGAGATTGAGGGCAACCGTTGAAATCAATATGAGATACAAATTCTCTAAGGTAATCCACATCACTGACAGTGAGATAGTAAGAGCACAGATCCAGAAGGAATCCCACCAGTTTAATTCCTTTGTTGGAATTAGGGTTGCAGAAATTCAGTCCAAAACTGAACCCATAGAATGGTTTTGGGTATCTTCCAAGGAAAACAACGCTGATTTGACTACTAGGAAATGTAACCCCAGAGAATTAGATACAGAATCTGTTTGGCAAAAGGGTCCAGAATTCCTGTATCAAGATTCCTCGGAATGGCCTGTAAAACAGAGTACAGTATCGGATCTTCCTGATGTTGTTTTCGCAAGAGTGGCCTtaaatgaaggagaaattaattcaaGTAGCCAGGTGATTGATATCCAAAGATTTAGCAATATGAAAAGACTGTTATCAGTGATGGCTAGAATTATtagtgcaataaagaaaaaatcgtTTAAGGCTATATTGTGCGATCCTAGTACAGAAGAGATACAGCAAGCTGAGTTGTATTTCGTCAAAAACGCTCAAGCAAGTTTGCCACAAGACTGGGAAAAGAGGTATAGACGTTTAAGACCAGTTTCGAGAGAGGATGGCATAGTCACCGTGGGTAGCAGGATGTCCAAATGGTTGAAGGACAATTGGGATCAGAATCagtttatacttctcccatcaaagcaCCCATTCTCTTTAATATACCTGTCTCACATACATCAAAAGGATCACAGTGGAGTTGAATCAAGTCTTGCTAGAGCTCAAGTGAAATATTGGATATTGGGAGcaaggaaaacaatgaaatctaTTAGAAAACAGTGTGTAGTATGTCGAAGAATTGACAAGATCTGTACATCACAAGCTATGGGAGAGTTGCCAAAAGAGAGACTTGAACCATGTCCTCCATGGCATAATGTTAGCCTAGATCTTTTTGGCCCTTTCTGGGTTTGTGATACTGTAAAAAGAagagtgaaaaggaaaatatttggagTAATTTTTAATTGCATGGTTACAAGGGCTGTACATTTGGACATTTCTGAGGGTTATGATACTCAAAACTTTCTTACTGTACTGAAAAGGTTCACATGTCTAAGAGGATTTCCAAAGAAGCTTTACAGTGATAATGGTACGCAGTTGGTGTCTGCTAACAAGGAGTTGAGAGAAATGGTTACTCAGTGGAATAAAGGTTTAGTGTTTAACTTTGGAAAATTTGAAGGTTTAACCTGGGTATTTAATAAATCTGCTGATGCCCCATGGGAAAACGCTTGTAGCGAGTCGTTAATTAGACTGGTGAAGAGGTCACTCACCAGAATCATAGGTGAATCAGTCATATCTTTTGGGGAACTACAATCTGTAATGTATGAAGTTGCCAATATGTTGAATGAACGGCCTATTGGGTTTAAACCAGGGGAAAACTTTACCGAAGGGACTGTGTTAAGACCTAATGATTTACTATTGGGTCGATCTACCATCGAAGCTCCTTGTGGATTTTGGAATGAGAGAGTTAATTTTAATAAGTCATATGCATTTAAGATGAAAATAGTAGATTTGTTTtggaataaatggatgaaaaattattttccaactCTTATTGTAAGACAAAAATGGCATGTCAATGTAAGAAGTGTAATGAAGGGTGATATTGTACTTGTTAATGACCAAAATGCATTGAGAGGAGAATGGAAATTAGCACAAGTGGTAGAAGGGATGCAGGGAAGAGATGGAAAAACAAGGGATGTGGTACTCAGATATAAGataaataagtttggaaatcggTATTTGGGAGAACCTGATAAACTAATGACCAGATCGGTGCATAAATTAGTGGTGATACTTCCGGTGGAAGAACAGTAGACTTAAGTGGCATTAATCTGTTGTGGGGGgagtatattatgatcatcatcataatagtttgtatttatgtggttgtggtaatattctggttaatgtaattcatgtacatgttaagttggataaatattgggaattgtatttggtaatattgtaacttttggacaattcgaaattactgagaacatgttgctttagttagaagcggcatttgtagtactgtcggattgttccaaggataggagactgtcgcaaaattttcccgtccttgggattttcttagttgtacttttcaccgcctcagttttcattgttgtgattattgtagtgtaattgccattcgtgattgacatatccttcgtgtcataggatgcagtgttactttttgtgtaaattataattagctggttctgcattttttatgaaattttattagtaaactttgcattaatgttcgtattgtcattgtattcggggacataatgaggatacgGGCACGAGAAATTATAATGGTCTGATActgaaaatccttcaagcaagttctttgttggtgcggggaagcagtgcaggacggtgttatgactgacaagtgtcggtggcagtgtatagacggatggcgtattcaattaattaccatggctaagaatgggcggtcacattgtaagttgagcgggtatgcatttgtcgtgtactgttcattttgcattattattcattgcactattactatgtattattgttaatgtattatatatcaaatgtgatgttattaaatgtatggttgttaaatgtggtggaaaattgtttgggatacctatttatattgtcatgctttacaggctgaatcagatcaataaaagatacagcaaggcagcccgagttgttatatatcctgcattacaatatatatatatatatatatatatatatatatatatatatatatatatatatatatatatatatatatatatatatatatatatatatatatatatataaataaatttatatttgtatatatatatataatatatacacacatatatatatatatatatatatatatatatatatatatatatatatatatatatatatttatatatatatatatatatacatatatatatgcatatatatatatatatatatatatatatatatatatatatatatgtatatatatatatatatatatatatatatatatatatatatatatatatatatatatatatatgggtatgtgtgtttatacatacacatccacacacacaaacacacacatatatacatatacatatatatatatatatacaaatataaatttacttatatatatatatatatatatatatatatatatatatatatatatatatatatatatatatgtgtgtgtgtgtgtgtgtgtgtgtgtgtatacatacacacacacacacatatatatatatatatatatatatatatatatatatatatatatatatatatatatatatatactgtatatatatgtatatatatgcatatcaatatatatatatatatatatatatatatatatatatatatatatatatatatatatatatataagtattaaaaagacaaaaaaacatgAATCATTAACTATCTGACCAAGTATCATATTGTATCACACGGTGAGTTCAACACTCAGTATACTCCTTACAATATTTTAAAAcacgataaaaataaaaataaatctggcAAGAAACGTATAAAAGAAGGCGAGATGTCTCGTGCGAAAGATATATTCAGAGGACGAATTCCACGAAATCGCAATTCTTTTCTTCCCGCTGGCGTGTTATGCAAGGCTTCCATTGTTTCTGGCATCTCTCCCTATTGAGATATGTTATATTTATGAACCCTTTGTTTGTTATCATTCcaactatttttaataataatattaccattataattattaacagCATTAACAATATTAAccttatcaaaattactattatcattagaaATCTCAAATGTTTTTTCTCCTAAATAAAGTTAGTCTTTTGAATATATCGTCCGAAGGTGATGAAGACCAACATGTTCCAACACTTAACCCCAACATCCGTCTCCCTGTTGGTCACAGCCGAATGAACACATGTTAAACAGAGAACTCTTCGGGATGAGTTTCACTCCGAAATGCAGTTCATTGGAAGCTTTGTTCTGTTTTGGTCTGGATACATAAAATGGCAATGGTATCTAAGGTCTATGTACGTAATAAATTAAGTCCTGAAAAAATACCGCGATTCAATTTTAAATGGCCTAGATATTTGCAACTAGGTTTCCTCTTCTCCATTACAGTGGTCTTTTGAAACTTACTTCAAATAAAAATTTTCCTGACTTCAGTCAATTacaaatgggatatatatatatatatatatatatatatatatatatatatatatatatatttatatatatatatatatatatatatatatatatatatatatatatatatatttatatatatatatatatatatatatatatatatatatatatatatatatatatatatatatatatatatatacatatatatcacccaTTTCACTTCTGTTAagtaaatggaatattttaaacaCGTCTTTAAGGGATTGATCTTATACAATGTGCCTCCATTgaaagaaatatctttttttatttttattttaaagatagTAAATTTCTAAACCTAACATCTTTGAagagaaaaattgttttattttcattattccaaAGAATTAACGAACTCAGAATTCTTTGTAACGAAACTTTCTTTAGAAGCAAAAAGTTATATTCCATAATGACCAGAAGACACAATGGAAAAGGAGAAAAATCGACCGGTGACTTGGAAGTATTTAATAAAGGTCAAGTAAATTTGGTAGtttcttttcatttataattaGACCTTTACCATAAAATATACTTCAATACTAATTGTTAACTTCCCTTTATTGATAAAAGAAGACTTTGTTCCCGGAGTATAAAACAAGTTAGGTAAAATCGGAATACGATTTATGCCTTGAAAATGTATAGTAAAATTGTTTGTGTTATAAAGTTTCATGTAGACCTGAAATATGATTTATATCTCGGATGTTCAAGATGAAGGTGAGGCTTTCCCTACAAAGAAAAAGATCTGGAATATAAGTTATGCATTGCGATATTTGAATAACTTTCGTTTCTGAGAAATGTAGATAATTCCTTATAAAATGGGGGCCTGGAGTATACATCATACATTGAAATATTTGAATAGAATCAACTACagtaaaaaattagaataaatagaaTCAAAACTTAGGAAATTGGTTGAAACAACGCCAATATTCCttagaatataaatattttctcaagTCTTTTGCTAATAAATAACGGCGATTAAACTGTATTTCCAAGAAGTAAAATAAGTACACTCATTTTTCCGATAAGGGAGTTTCTATGTGATATTATGtttcatatatacttttttgtTTTCATCCAGATTCTTGGGTGGTTCCTTTTCTTATGGAGAGGGCCAGTGTGTTTAGGACATTTTATTAAAGAGCATTTGAGAAGGGAATTCCCTGTATCCGGATATTCGTTTGATAATTAAGACAATAATGCAGGAGTCATCAAAACTAATTCatagaattcctttaaaaattcaTGTTGAAgtgaaatttattattaataacatcattattacaTAGATTTAACTTGACAACAAATTGATTTTTTTCTCTATAAAAGATATTTGAATCAGAACACTAGAGGTATTACTATATACGTATGTTCGcatgtgtatatttgtttgtgtatatcttTGTGTGTGAGGAAGCTACAGAGAAAAAACAAAGAAGGAAAAATCCGTGGTTCAACATCCATAGAAAGGCCATTTCCCACAAGGTCATTGGGCCATTCTCTACACTGGCTTAATTCAGTGAATTCAGCCTCTGGTGACTTCGTCTTCTCTTCTCCTACGCCTCCCAGTCCTCTTTCATTTCTTTGCAGCCCTTTATCTTATCCTATCTCTTTCTACTCTCATCCTCCTATTCCTCCTTGCACGCCTTCGACTTCTTAAATCTCGCGATGCATTACAGAAATAGACTATTTCATATTCAACgtagtagtaagggtgagaacgggttttagaaaggagttagcagctaaagtagatatgaatgtgttgaggtggttcagccatgttgagagaatggaaaatggctgtctgctatagaaggtgatgaatgcaagagttgatgggagaattactaGAGgacggccaaggtttgggtggatggatggagtgaagaaagctctgggtgataggaggatagatgtgagagaggcaagagagcgtgctagaaataggaatgagttgCGAGTATTTGTAACCCAGttgcggtaggccctgctgcttcctccggtgccttggatgaccgtggaggtagcagcagtaggggattcagcgttatgaagcttcatctgtggtggataacaggggaggttgggctgtggcaccctagcagtactaaccgaactcggttgagtcccttgtcaggctgggaggaacgtagagagaagtctccttttttgcttcatttgtttgatatacgctaccccccaaaattgggggaagtgccttggtatatgtatgtatgcatattcaaCATCTGTCATTTCATATTATTTTCTGTTTCATTCCATCTCGCCTCATTTTCCCTAAGAAACAATGCATAGAATGATGTATGAATTAATTAATGTTATCCAGATGAGAGTGTCTATGAATAATTTCCATCATAATAAAAGGAATgtcatgtttttatatattaccgtATAAAAATACCTCCTTTGTTTGCAATAGTGTATAAACTAAGGGGTCAGGTTTTAGAGAACAAATGTCTTTCAGAATCAGAGAAATGGAATATTTTGAGTTGAAAAATGTTAGGCCTGAAATTTGCTGGCAAAAAAGAACACTATACTTGGCCCAGAAGACATAAAATGCAAAGACCAAGTATTTTATATGATTGGATTAAAATATGTTTACTTTCTCATTCATTCTTGAATTTGAAATTGATTTTCTTATAATTTcgaaatttataattaatatattgattactgattttttattcttttatatatttcttccCCTGATAATCTTTTTCTAtaagtttagtattttttttttaaattttaatgttaccagatgtcaaataataataataataataataataataataataataataataataataataataataataataataataataataataataataataataataataataagttattatcatcatcatcatcttttatcaaaaaatgtgtaaatatattaGCAATAATatggtttattaaaaaaaagaaaaaaaaaaaaaaacagctcgtaGCCTACATATTGTAAATCCAA
This genomic window contains:
- the LOC137626218 gene encoding uncharacterized protein; translated protein: MTKVGDHTEELDSCVYEVSLKDQAGIEKLIEVCGVSEITAVHHHMDLGEIARKLGVQEKHLQRPEGRIELLIGSDYCTLLPQVIKTVDNIQLLSNDFGLCIRGRFDEKEGEKKYCVQINHISYDDTADWHFRAKPNVGKLVENYFLDESLGTECIPKCGGCKCGECSVKGNLTIREERELKLIEDGLTYDEENMCWISKYPWISDPSKLPNNFPMAYARLKATEKRLKRLGATQCTKYQEQIQDMLDRGVAEKLLKSELDYKGPIFYLPHHAVYKTDSSSTPVRIVFDAAASYQGISLNDLLAKGPDVINNLLGILLRFREGKIGVVGDIKKMYNTVKLSEEDMHTHRFLWRNFELERDPSHYKLKTVTFGDKPSGSIAMMALRKTAEINNCFPLASKMIVEDSYVDDIISSVNSKDCAMKRIKEVEEVLRLGGFQIKYWVLSGEDKDNNARVLNTEQEKVLGLSWKPKLDTFSYRVKLNFKRKTCEGRIESDVNCDNFESCMPPLLTKRSVLSQFAKLYDPLGLLTPFTLKTKLLMRSIIVEINEGHSRGWDDPISDTLYSEAKNLFREMFEIENICFSRCVRPADVIKDPELIIFCDSSIKAYGAVAYVRWEKQDGNYYVNLLCSKNRIAPMKQISIPRLELCAAVLASRLRATVEINMRYKFSKVIHITDSEIVRAQIQKESHQFNSFVGIRVAEIQSKTEPIEWFWVSSKENNADLTTRKCNPRELDTESVWQKGPEFLYQDSSEWPVKQSTVSDLPDVVFARVALNEGEINSSSQVIDIQRFSNMKRLLSVMARIISAIKKKSFKAILCDPSTEEIQQAELYFVKNAQASLPQDWEKRYRRLRPVSREDGIVTVGSRMSKWLKDNWDQNQFILLPSKHPFSLIYLSHIHQKDHSGVESSLARAQVKYWILGARKTMKSIRKQCVVCRRIDKICTSQAMGELPKERLEPCPPWHNVSLDLFGPFWVCDTVKRRVKRKIFGVIFNCMVTRAVHLDISEGYDTQNFLTVLKRFTCLRGFPKKLYSDNGTQLVSANKELREMVTQWNKGLVFNFGKFEGLTWVFNKSADAPWENACSESLIRLVKRSLTRIIGESVISFGELQSVMYEVANMLNERPIGFKPGENFTEGTVLRPNDLLLGRSTIEAPCGFWNERVNFNKSYAFKMKIVDLFWNKWMKNYFPTLIVRQKWHVNVRSVMKGDIVLVNDQNALRGEWKLAQVVEGMQGRDGKTRDVVLRYKINKFGNRYLGEPDKLMTRSVHKLVVILPVEEQ